The genomic segment TATCAGCTGAATGTATGCACAGGAATATGAAGGATTCTTGGGTATTGCTGGTCATAAAACATTTATTATCTCTATCAGCACCTCGATGGTGTATTTCAATTGATATAGCCTCATGCTCGTTACCTAACCACGCTTATTCAAATGCTGGCCTACCTTCTGGTGGCACTGGGGTATCATCAAGCTATCTTCTGAATCTCTGCATCTCCAGGATTCTACACCGTCTCGCTGGACTTCTGTGATTGCGTAGTGGTTGAGCAAGCCGCAACATGCTCAAGGTCGACATTGAGGTCGTACGCTGGCTCGCTGACGACATCAAATCTGCTCATGCGTGTTATTTGCAGCGTCTTGACGGTTGATTTGTATTTGTAAGCGTTAGACTTGTCCGAATAGCCAGCGTTTCGGTTCGATCGGAAGTATGGTCTTAGGCATGGTAATGTCGCGACTAAAAGACCAATATTGACGTCTAGCTCGCTCCAAAGTTCTGCGGCTCAGCCGTCAGCACACGTATCAAAGAGCCTATAGAGACATGCAGCATGTTCAAATACTCACCAACTAAACCGAAAGGCAAGGCCTCGACCGATGCTGTCTGAATCGTAATGAAGCGAACGAGAGAGAAGGTCATGTTGATGATGCCGAGACCAAAGGTACAATAAACGCCGATTTTGAGGGCTCTCTTGATCTTCAAATCAGGTAAGATGAGCCAAGGAAGGCAGAAAACTTTGTAGAAAGTCAGGAAATCTTTGAGTTGAAAGACCAAGGTCTCTGTTTACTTACTCAGAATATCCCCGAAGAAATGCAATGCCCAGCCGACTTGGAAGACAATTGCGGGAGACGAAGCCGAGCACATAACATTTTCTGTTCCTACGACCCGATCTTCGACAGACCTGACCGAGAGCTGAAGTCAGTTTCAATGCCTGAAAACGGGATTTCTCGCTGTCGGATTAACTGACCAATTCTTACTAAGGGGCAGGCAAATAGTGAAAAGCAAAATCATGCTGACCAAGTACGCCAGCCCAACGTATATTATAGCAGTCCATAACATCATTCGTCGATAGTACATAAAAATGGGGAATATCTGAACGTAGACGGCGAGAAGGGCACCTTTGCAGAGGTAGAATGTTGTGAAGAATGGTATGCTGCTGGCCCAAAACAACTTTCAGGCACGGAGTGTCAGTACAACTAAATTGATCATGAAGAAGGTGTTCTTTCTTACCCTCATAATTAGCATGACTTCGTCGTCGTTTCCGTCGAATCCATCGAGATTGATTTTGATATTTTGATGCAAAGCGCCCATGACTGTGAACTGTATATCGAATGAGGCAGTTACAACTGCAGAGCACCATGCTAGGCATAGGAAGTAATCGCTAATTTGTAATTTCCTCCCTTGGATGTTGATTCGGAGATGAAGAGAAGCAGCTAGTACTGCGCCGGCGGTCAAGATGGTGACCCATCCCGTCGTCTAAGTTCGTGCCAGAAAGGTCAGCGATCATGTTCCGATTTCCAAGGTCCCGACATTCAGAATCTGAGATCTGACATACAATGATTGTTACCGCCTTTGGGGTCGGAAAGTGAGCCATTATCCATCGTCACATCTTCACACACGTTGTTGAGCCCCGTCAAGAAAGTGGGCGTctggaattataaaagaggatgGAAAAAGAGCTGAATTCCTGCGTGGGCTAGTTGAGACAGACTGACTCCTAGCGTGAGATGAGAACCATACTAGCCCTGGTTCCGTTATCCGATTTCGAACTAGACATACGTACGATACCGAATTCATCGTCCGGATTCGGAAGTGCTCCAACTTTATCCTTGAAAGTCGCGCCCATCGGCCGACCCTAGATCCTCTTGCACATGCGTGAAAGCGCTGCAAGAACACAGATACAGCAAGGCAGGCGTCCTCCAAAGGGATGCATAACGATGTGGACATGGCTTGCATGAACTCATTGTGAAGATAATGCCGATGCCAATTATTATAGAGAGAACATCAATTGAATCGAAGTGGACCATTCAAGCGGGTTCTGCATATTCATTGCATGAAGGGTCTGAGATGAGTGTCTTGGTCGGCTGACATGCTGTTTCCCCTGCAACGTGGAGTATTGTCTTGGATGCAAAAGATCACCCGTGTCACCGCCTGCTTCAAGATCTGACACCCCGCTCGCCGAATTCATTCTTAGATTCAAAGAGCGCCGGTAAAGTATATCATCGGATGCCTCTCATTTGCGGCCCTTCCTCGATCGGGATCGAGTTCGGGAAGCCGAAAAGACAACGGCCCGCAGAATTCTTCAAATAAAACACAAGATGCGTTGAGCCCTTACGAGCCTTAGTTTGGTGCCACTGTGAGCCTATCTACAGGTAGTAAAGGGTTCAAAACAGCCAAACTCCGCGCATACGTTTCGCGCACTCCGTTTCGTCCGTACCCGTGCAGCTGATTTGACGGGCCGGAACGGTGCCCATGGAACCAGTCTGTGCGATCCGCGCCACATCGCAGCACATGGTTACGtagtgttggtatccctattacagggtagttggttcgaaccgtagttgacgaagagatcaattgaactatctgaatatctgcgtagtaggtgtaaaaaggaggttccaaccgtaggttgggctggctacgataatcgtaaatagggcccccaattggcccctgcgcagtcggctgtatgccgcggtcgaattggacttccaatccgacacgtAGACTAAGCCGCTCTATCCTGATCACTCACGCTACCATTTGGCTGCAGTCCTAATCTATGTAGACTAGCCGCGCCGAGACCAATGTGGTGAACTAGACCCGGGGCAGCACGTGGAATAATCAGGTTGTTtataggcttcggcctttCGAAACGGGAACTAGCTTCTGGGAGAACCCGAAGAGTGGCCCACTCGCTGCGTAGCCGTTCTAGACCAGCACTTTCCGATGTTTTGATGAGTACGGACGTATGATCTTCCCCCATCAGATAGCAATCATTGGGCAAGAGACCTAAAGGTACGTTTCAAGAGCACGCCATTATACAGTCAACACAGTATTCTAGACGGATTCTTTCGCTTTGACGACACGCCGATCGATTTGAATTCCAACAATGACCCTTCTAGATGTATTTTGAACATTTGCGTCGAGTGAATTGGAGACTTCACGGAGAGAAACGCGTGGAAATATTTAGCATGATGAGATGAATCTACTTAGGTAGATACCTTACTCCATGATCTTCGCGGCTCGCCAGAGACATATAGGTCAGAAGTCAAATCACCTTCACCCATCCCGAGGTTGGATTTTGAGAGCTGATGTTGACTGACTCTAATATTCATCCATAATTTTCCATGTATCAAATCTCGGTACCTAGTGAACAAGCTGCTTCTGAAGGGACCCCGGTGTCCGGGCCGCATGTTCACTCGGGGCCTCCGCCGGGACGGCCCCACTTCGCCGCGTTTCCGAAACCATCGGATCCGGGCATGGGTGAGACAAGGCGAATAAGGGTGGCGGAAATCGAAGACACAGGAAACGTTTCTGTACGAATCATCTAACGTAAGCTCGGTTTGCCCGCACCACTTTGTGCTCGCCTTTGACGAAAACGGCCTGCCGCGATCCGACAATTCGAACTTACGATTGGCCCTTCCCTCACGCCCTTCCGGCACCCGGTAACAGTTGCTCATCTAGCCATCGATcctttactatacctagatTATATGATGTGTCTCTTTTTCTTCCGGCGCAGAGCAACCATGGGGGTTTTCAGACTCCTGTTCCAAGACGGTACCTAGCCTCGGCGACCTCGGCGAGGTGTGGCGCATCTTCGCCGGTCGAAACTGACTGGCTGGGAAACAAACACTGTTCAAGAAAGAAGACATAAGATGACATGCTCTGGTCATAGAAGAAATGGAAAGATCATTGGAGTAGTCATTTATTAACATCACGTAATGCTAAACTGTTTGGTTAGGTAAGACGATGAGATTATAGTTCTTGCTCTTCCTGCCATCCTACCGCAGTATTTACCACAAAGTCTTAGTTCATAAGTTCAACCAAGGGCTCCAGCTTGCGCCCAGAAAGGATCTATCGTTCAATTTTGCCATGACCAATTGGTCTTCTAGACGGCTCTCCATCGGCTCGAAGCCGATACATCGCGAACCGGACCTTGTTCCTCGTAAGTAACGCTCACGAAGTCGGTCCGAATAATCTTTCCGTCAGAGGGACGCTGACTTGAGTCACTTTGTCTGGATGTGAGAGTTGGGGCATTTAAAGAAGCCGATATGCCCTAGTTTGAGTCGGTTGCTGGCGTAAGGATATTCTCCTGGCTGTCGCCCTCGACAATGGTGAGACCAAGTTCATCTTTGGGTTTGATTTTTGGCTTGCGCTGTCCCAGCTCAatacctcctcctccccgaGATTTTAACTTGCTCTGAGAGCCGTAGTCCTCATAATATTGCGGCGTCCGCCCGGATCCCTTAGCCGAGCTGAAGGGGTTGCGTCGAAGAATGAGCTCAAGAAGCGGCTGCATGACAGGTATTGAGCTTGCGATAATGATAGTGCTGCCCTCGACACTACCGGAATCCAAATTCAGTAAGGTGTTTCTTCCCGTGAGCCTCCTGAAACGGATTGTACGTTGTAAAGAAGGGGCTAGACTTACACTGTCCAGATCACCAGATCAGAGGTATCGTCTATGCGGAAAAGATCAGTAAgatctattaacttattcaACAGGAAATGCGGGGCCCCACATGAGAAATCCTTGCTCGCAAGGGACGGGATGCGAGTCGTCTTGTAAATAGCAACGATACCAGATCTTCAAGTTATTAGTTGTATGAATCATGTGTTGAAGCTGCAAACTGGccgaaaaaaagaagagtctTACATTGACCCGATGCCTAGCGCACAAGAAAGCgcaattttcttttttgtgGCCATCTGAAGGCGGAATAGTACAATTGCCGGGTAAACAGCGAGGTATACATCGACAAAGGCCGAAAAAGCTGTGTCGTAGAACAGTATTAGCAAAACTCAAGAACCTTTCTGAGTACTTATGGAAAAGGGTTGCCTCACATCCCGCATAAATGCAATAGGCCACCAGAATATTGACATCAAAGCAGGTGCCTTTGACAGAAAAGTCCCACAAGGACCTGGCCGGCATGCAACGTCCAAGTAGGAGACCAGCCGTCACGAACAGCGTCAACTGGCACCAAATCCCCAGCCACCATAAAAACCACTTATGATATCTGTCAGGGTTCATCAGTCGAACCAACAAGGAGACAACAGCTAGTTTGGGGAGACCGAAGGACATGATACCAGGGCAGAAAGCTGCCGTAGTCCAGAGAATGGCTCCCTGCTGCTGCTCGGTCGATAATAGGGACATATGCCTTCCGTTTCCGTAGGTGACTGCGATCGTAGACAAAGCCGTTGAGATGTAACCGCAGAACTGGGCAAATTCTTAAATTAGACTGAGTTGCTGACGCGAAAGAGGCAAGCGAAGAGAGTGCAATTCGTGACAGGAACTTCACAGACAACCATAGACACGTACCAATCCTAATATGATGAACCAATCATCGCTCTGGAACTTTTTCATTATCTTCCCCCTCACGTAGACACGACCGAAGACGAAGCAAGTGCTGATGGCCGTGACAATCCAGCAGACGATAACGATGATTGGCCCTTTGTCCTGGGCCTTCCACTCATCTGATCCCTCCGCTGGCGAAGCCGACATATTGGATTTGTAGTAAGCAACGAATGGGAATATATCGATCACGAGAAATGTGACACAGGAGACAAGAGCTGATCTAGGCGCAACCAAGACTCTGTTGAATAAATGCAAAGCAGACTGCGGCATAATGCCTTGCAGAGCGATTCTTCAGCGTCGACCAAGAAATTGGCCGAAGACGTGCAGATCTTGCGCAACCTGGGATTTTTACCAGGTATTGGGGTGCTCGGGGTGATCAGGTGTCGTGTCGTTAGGTAGCTGGAGACGGAGCGATCTCCTATTCGACCTTTCCTTcggaagaaaagaaaaagccaGCTTGCAACTCAAGGGTCTTGCTCAAATTTTCATGTAGCATTGCCGGTTTTGCAATCATTCCATATCTCGCCCCTGAAGATCTGGATTCCATTGACAAAAAGAGCATCGGCTGAGGGGTAAAACTGCGAGACCATGGGCACATAAAGTCCAAGGATGTATCAAACCCTGCACCAACAAGCAAACATGTCAGGGGATATACGGCGTACGTGCAGAATGAAGAATCGGCTTGGAAATCTTGAGTCGCTTGGGTACTTGTGAATACGGCGTGACATGTTCGACGTGAGCCGCGGCGCGCGGCCCGCAGCTCATTGACCCGTTTGGAAAGGAGATCGCAGTTCTCATCACGTTGGAAGTAGTCGTCTTGGCGGCTCCTTTAGTTCAGGTGGAACTTTAAAATCGGCGGATGCAGGAGCAACATGGGGTGTTTGATGGCGTGGAACGGCTCCCGTTATGTAAAGACCCTGGTTGAGCACCAACAGCCAAGTGTCGAGAATCACACCTCGTCGAATGGAGGACAAAAGCACTCGCCGCTAATGTATCTTCGGCCCTCGATTTATCTCAACCATACCGCCACGAGAATAGATGATAGCAATAATGTGTTGAGACAAAACCCAGACCAAAAGAGCTATGCAGTAGCGCTTGTAGTGATAGAAAAATCTCTTAGGGGACATTCAACGGGATTCGCTTTCTTGAGAGACTGTGACAGGGACCTAGAGTTCTTTCATGCTTCAAAGGCAAATGTGGGCCGAGATATGATGAACGGATGAAGCAAACGGCCGTTGGACGGGGCGATCAGCATGGACTTGACGAAATTGGCTTTCTATTCGCATAGATACTAGGGTGTTGGTCTTCTGTATGGTTGGCTTCCAACGGATTTCATGTTGGCGCAAACCAACAAACATTTGCCCAGAGCATACCTAGTCCGGAAGACTCCTCCTGTTGGGCCCGGCGACCCGGGGCCCCGGTCCTCCCAGGCCAGGGTACTTTGTGAGCGGTTCGGCCTCTTGCGAGTTTCCGGTGTAAAACTTCTTCAGCATACGTATCAGTGACAAGGAATTTGGCGAGCACGCAGGAGTGAAACCTCGTCTGGCTGCGCAAAGTGGCTCGAATGCGAACGGCACGGTTGGTGGAGGATTCGAGCAATCGAGACTCGACAGGTTTTTTCTGAACCCTGCAGTTTGACGGATAGGCGCCGTTTCCTCCACCTCTCTTTCCTACTGATATCCTTGAGGATTCTATCTCTTATCGTAAGTGTGCGTAGTTGTCGGACAGAAGGTTGCAGGATGTGAGGGATGTCTGCGCGTCGTCTCCCCTGACTTCTGCCAAGATCCGATTCCGCTGAAATGATTGAGGCAGATATAAACCACACGTCTTGGAAACTCTGTGCCTGACTACCCCCGAGTTCTCACTCATCTGTCATTCATTTCACTGTGATATATCACTCAAATTTATAATGTCTTCCACAAACGGCTTGAACGGCACCAAAGGAGCCTCCTTTGTTGATGCAGCAATCGCCACTCGTCCGAACGACTTGGAAGCGGTTCCTCGTCTGCTCAAGGATCTCAACGAAAACATTGGCTCTTTGTCTGCTGATGACCACCATGCGCGTCACGAGCTGCTCCTTAAGGCTCGGTCTATAGTACAAGCCCTCGAGGCCCCAAGAGAGACCATGATCAAGCACTGCTGGGCACAGGTAAGCCTCAGGTGGTCAGCTGATATACATGTTACTTGATATGACTGACTTTCATCAAAGACCGGTGCAATTGCTGGTATCAACTTTGGCGTAGATACGGGTCTGTGGAAGCTCATGGCCAAGAACGGCGACAGGCCACAGACGGTGAAGGAGCTTGCTGAAGCTCTCGGCGTCGACCCGACCCTGCTCAGTTAGTGAGCTCCCTTCTTATACTACTCACATGGCTCATAATTTCTACAGGCCGCCTCATGCGCCATCTTGGTGCCATGGGCTATATCAAGGAGACGAGCCTTGATGAGTACCAACCTACCAACTTCTCAAAGTCATTGAGCCTCCCCATGATTGGAGATGGGTATATCGCGATGTAAGTCGAACTATTTAGCTCGCTATTGGGCTCCTTGCCCTCGCATACTTAGTTGCTCTATTGCATTTTATCAATGCCTTTGCTAACTTCTTGGAAACCCAAGGACATCTTGCACTGGCGCTGGGCCCTTGAGATTCCACGAGTACTCTCGCAAGAGGGGCTTCAAGAACCCCACTGATGCCAAGGACACACCTATGATGTACGCATACAACACTGACAAGGATATGTTTGCGTGGCAGCAGGACCTTGGATGTAAGTACAATTACCAACATACTTTGGTGACAGATGGGCACTAACATGCAATTTACATAGACGGTACTCACTTCAACCATCACATGTCCGGCTACCGCCAGGGTCGTAATCCTTGGATGGCCCCCGGCTTTTTCCCCGTGAAGGAGAGGCTTATCGAGGGCGCTAGCACGGACGCCGACGCGCCCTTCTTGGTGGACATTGGCGGCAGCATCGGTCACGACTTGGCTGAGTTCCACTCGTACTTCCCTGAGGCGCCAGGCAAGCTGATCCTGCAGGATCTTCCAGTCGTTATTGGCCAGATCCAAGAGCTCACGCCAGCAATCACGCTAATGGGCCATGACTTTCTGACAGAGCAGCCAGTGAAGGGAGCTCGCGCCTACTACATGCACTCATGTCTACATGACTGGCCGGATAACGTCTGTGAGACTATCCTGAAGCAGATCAAGGCTGCTATGAAGCCTGGGTACAGCAAGTTGTTGATCAATGAGAATGTCATTCCCTCAACAGGAGCATGGTGGGAGACGTCGGCTCTTGACATGGTCATGCTAACGCTTTTTTGCTCAAAGGAGCGTACTGAGGGTGACTGGTACCACTTGTTGGAGATCATCGCAGGACTGAAGATTGTCAAGATTTGGGGTGGTGGCAAAGGTGTTGAGAGTCTGATCGAGGTTGAGCTTCCCTAAACCTCCTGAATTTTCTACCTATTGTACTTGTACGTCGTGGTTGTCATTTATATCGATAAAGACGAAGTACAGAATCGTGCATCAAGTGCTAGAGTCACCTATTCTTTAGAACCACTTCGAACCTTTGGCAGACTCAGAGCTTCCCGTTCACATTTGTCCTAGTGACCTTGTCAATGGCCTGTGCTGCGCGCTTCACATTCTCCTCGCTCAAGCCAGCAAGATTGATCCTTCCGGACCCTGGGAGATGAACATGATACGCCTCAACTAGCTCCCTGCACTGAGATGGTGACAGCGCCAGGCACCTATACACAAGATTAGCGATGTAACCATCCACCGTTAAGAACACAGCACTACTGACGAGAACAGCCCCTTTTCCTTCACCAGATATGACCAATTTCCGGGTGTCTACTTGAAGTCAATCCTGGCACGTATATCTGCTTTCGGAGCAAAGTACCTTGAGACGTATCGCAAGCTCATCATACAGAGCTTGGCGGTTTCTCTTCAGACGTTCCCTCATGCCATCGGTCTCTGAAGTCCTAAAGCATGTTGTTAGCGGATGAGAAACAGGGACTTCTCGAACACCGACTTACCACTCTTTTCGCAAGTCGGCATCGTTGAGTACGATCTTGACAAGACGGCTACCGTAGGCCGGAGCTGATGAGTACGTGTGCCTGATCAAACTTCGAAGCCTATCTTGAACATTTGCAGCTACCTCCTGCGAGTTGCCAACAAAATGAAGGGCGCCACAACGCTCCCCATACAATGCAAAGTTCTTTGAGAATGACTGGCAAACCATCATCTCAATCCCCGCATCTACGAAAACGCGTACACTCGCGGCATCTTCGTCAAGCCCGTCACCCAGGCCTTGATACGCTATATCAAAGAACGGCAAGTGCCCGTAATGTTTCATCTCACAAGCTAACTCCTTCCATTGTTTTAGGCTTAGATCGACTCCTGTAGGATTATGGCAGCAACCTTGCAATACAAAAATGCTGCCTCGCGCAGCCGATCGTACAGTATCGAGGAGAGCGGTAAAGTTGACAGCATGTTTTGACGCTTCGAGATAGGGGTAGGTGGTGGTTTTCAGACTGGTATCTTGGAAAATCGGAATGTGGTTTCCCCATGTGGGAACTCCGATGTAGACTCTGGGTTTCGGTTCCATAACTTTTGAAATGAAGAGGGCTCCCAGAGAGTTGGCCCCTGTCCCGGAGATGGTCTGAACTGAAGAAATCTGGGTGTTGAAGTTAGTGTATTTAACCTGAGAAGTGATTTGAATCTATTCGGATATCATTTGATCTCAGAAGACTACGAAGCCAACCACATACTCTGCCAGTTTGAAGGGCATCGCTGTGCGCGCCAAACATGACTTCGGCGGCAAGTCGGAGAAAATCCGCATTTCCTATCGTCAACTCATACTAGACAAAGGTCTCAGCCTACTAACTTTCCAAAACGTTGGGTTTTAGACTCCTACATCATGCCCTAGGTCCAGCTCATCTAGTTCTAATTTGGCCTACGTTTTGATCAGTTCTGACTCCAATCGAAGCTTGCCCTTTCTTGTCTCTAGTACTGGGGCAGAAACTTTTGACGATACCTTTTTGACAACCTCCAGCTCTTGGTAACTACCCTCTTCGTTACGATAGATGCCAACACCCAAGTCGACCTTTTCTGGGCTTGTGTCGTTGTCTGCATCCCTTTTGAGGGAGAACATGGGGTCCGGAGGGCCGGGCTGTACGTGTCCAAACATCGTGGCAAAGCTGGAATGCCAAAGCTGGAATGAAGAAACGCTGAAGGCTTTTGCAAGTAAGCCTTCGAGCTTTCTCGTAATCTTTTGAATTGACCACTCAGATATTAGCGAGCAAATGGCGACTCAAATTCCCCGGCTAACTAGCATCCATCGCCGAGttggcggcggcgcgggCTACCGAGTCTCCACTTGACACTTGCACGCTATCGGGAAGGCTGGCCGAATCACTCAGATTGGCGGGAAGAGGAGCCGAACCATCAACAAGTAAGCTGACCCCTATCCTCGGCCCAAGGAAGCAATGAACACTAAATAATATCTCCTTGATACCTCATGATAAAGTACTGCACGTTGACAATTCAGTAATCTTTTCGTTCATCTAAAATGGCCTCTCTCCTTTCCAACAGCTTGACTCGCCTAAGCGCGTCGGGAAAGCTATGCACGGTATGCTTCAGAAGAGAGCCATAGTATTACTCCTCCTACTGACATAACGATATAGGCAATGGG from the Colletotrichum lupini chromosome 3, complete sequence genome contains:
- a CDS encoding aspartate aminotransferase; this translates as MFGHVQPGPPDPMFSLKRDADNDTSPEKVDLGVGIYRNEEGSYQELEVVKKAKLELDELDLGHDYELTIGNADFLRLAAEVMFGAHSDALQTGRISSVQTISGTGANSLGALFISKVMEPKPRVYIGVPTWGNHIPIFQDTSLKTTTYPYLEASKHAVNFTALLDTVRSAARGSIFVLQGCCHNPTGVDLSLKQWKELACEMKHYGHLPFFDIAYQGLGDGLDEDAASVRVFVDAGIEMMVCQSFSKNFALYGERCGALHFVGNSQEVAANVQDRLRSLIRHTYSSAPAYGSRLVKIVLNDADLRKEWTSETDGMRERLKRNRQALYDELAIRLKTPGNWSYLVKEKGLFSCLALSPSQCRELVEAYHVHLPGSGRINLAGLSEENVKRAAQAIDKVTRTNVNGKL